In one Brienomyrus brachyistius isolate T26 chromosome 5, BBRACH_0.4, whole genome shotgun sequence genomic region, the following are encoded:
- the LOC125742475 gene encoding glutamine-rich protein 2-like isoform X1, whose product MSSVIRLFDLVNLSIGIPDTGCVDFSALHTLLHAIITRLNIQDATTQWIHEDPRGHGPTEQQLSPDVESRVSHHMESKLRDIESKLALLEKLPSGADLIACTSTRVSPVNDMWQIMQLRRRVEANEDGVSKAMALIQDLMKEISELQASRNHLQEEVRTLQGRLSQLNMNELLGKVKVLEQCCHQVEDLEKVLREVQESVRMYPDPEELTHFITWDVLQDTLVREDQQLLESVGPPPEPADCTPRDGDGLSPRPLQPHARLPHRLNVGVEHYPETVNALRHVGQLKKNHDFLEERVAQVEKDKAERSELQPLRDHITGIANQNAHDDLLEQLNYLKGLVDGLMTDRMKNSELIGIAQGAMWKLEEESKKLGDTVCHLVEDRAQMQTNMDQMHKSLNHLEEKKADRDLVEMKIDIKADKRALESKVSRTQFDTMTEQLSSMFHELLGKVTGQEQDWQNVVEKISAEMESKLNRIELDPLKAQLEERWKAIRTQLQAQPMLELDDAAGFRKQLVARFHCISCDRPVDMLTPGPQLISIPCAPGLPSHKSNRPYTVYELEQVRQHCRSERIPEMADYSYLPVSRNCGGSHTLSLANRRYTHLQHIAHFMQSSPEAQSSPRPTLPAQVGVVPSMTRALSPLFLFTSWSQAKASQISCRTRYFFVCVSFCQAEEVDILGLNGQVYKGRLTTRTVKNMDPGLPTIIPKEVTGTCRGRENVTRLQSQKLNLVKGTSRTMARPHSARTYRSQSALSCSGKGRPTSSSARLSHTTVSESTLPVDNANEIQQRLEIHMDHLQIQEGEVTGGKCT is encoded by the exons ATGTCATCAGTTATTCGTTTATTTGACCTGGTAAATCTATCAATCGGCATCCCGGACACAGGATGCGTGGACTTTAGCGCGCTGCACACCCTCCTGCATGCGATCATAACCCGCCTTAACATACAAGATGCGACCACGCAGTGGATCCATGAGGATCCGAGGGGACATGGCCCGACCGAGCAGCAATTATCTCCAGATGTAGAATCCAGAGTGTCCCATCACATGGAAAGCAAGCTTCGAGATATCGAGAGCAAGCTAGCCTTATTAGAGAAGCTGCCAAGCGGGGCTGACCTCATAGCCTGCACCAGTACCCGTGTTTCACCGGTCAACGATATGTGGCAGATCATGCAGCTTCGCCGAAGGGTTGAAGCCAACGAAGATGGTGTGTCTAAG GCCATGGCTCTGATACAGGACTTAATGAAAGAGATTAGCGAACTTCAGGCATCCAGAAACCACTTACAGGAGGAGGTGAGGACTCTGCAGGGGCGGCTGTCACAG ctGAACATGAATGAACTACTGGGGAAAGTGAAAGTTCTGGAACAGTGCTGCCACCAAGTGGAAGACTTGGAGAAAGTATTG AGGGAGGTGCAAGAGTCGGTGAGGATGTACCCTGATCCAGAGGAGCTGACTCACTTCATCACCTGGGATGTTCTACAGGATACCCTAGTGAGGGAGGACCAGCAGCTGTTGGAG TCGGTGGGGCCCCCCCCGGAACCAGCTGACTGCACACCGCGTGATGGTGACGGGCTCTCCCCCCGCCCACTTCAGCCCCACGCCAGGCTGCCGCATCGCCTTAATGTGGGGGTGGAGCACTATCCAGAGACCGTGAATGCCCTGAGGCACGTGGGCCAGCTGAAGAAGAACCATGATTTCCTGGAGGAACGAGTGGCTCAGGTGGAGAAGGACAAAGCTGAGCGGTCGGAGCTGCAGCCCCTGAGAGACCACATCACAGGCATAG CTAACCAGAATGCACATGATGATCTCCTGGAGCAGCTGAACTACTTGAAGGGTCTAGTGGATGGATTAATGACTGACAGAATGAAG AACTCCGAGCTGATTGGCATTGCGCAAGGGGCCATGTGGAAACTGGAGGAAGAGAGCAAGAAGCTTGGAGACACAGTCTGCCATCTAGTGGAGGATCGGGCCCAAATGCAAACTAACATGGAT CAAATGCACAAGTCTCTGAATCATCTGGAAGAGAAGAAAGCAGACAGGGACCTTGTGGAAATGAAGATTGACATT AAAGCAGACAAGAGAGCCCTGGAGTCGAAAGTGAGCCGGACACAGTTTGACACCATGACGGAGCAGCTCAGCTCCATGTTTCACGAGCTCCTTGGCAAAGTCACGGGCCAGGAGCAGGACTGGCAGAATGTTGTGGAGAAGATCTCTGCTGAGATGGAGAGCAAG CTGAACCGCATCGAGCTGGATCCCCTAAAAGCACAGCTAGAGGAGCGCTGGAAGGCGATTCGGACGCAGCTGCAGGCCCAGCCCATGCTAGAGCTGGATGACGCTGCTGGGTTTAGGAA ACAGCTAGTGGCGCGATTCCATTGTATTTCCTGCGACCGACCTGTTGACATGTTGACCCCAGGGCC ACAGCTCATCAGCATTCCCTGTGCTCCTGGCCTGCCATCCCACAAATCCAACCGCCCGTATACCGTGTATGAGCTGGAGCAAGTGCGTCAGCATTGCCGAAG TGAGCGGATTCCTGAGATGGCTGACTACAGCTACCTGCCGGTGTCCAGAAACTGCGGCGGCAGCCACACCCTCTCTCTGGCCAACCGGCGCTACACCCATTTGCAACACATCGCCCATTTCATGCAGTCATCACCTGAAGCACAATCCTCACCCAGACCAACTTTGCCTGCTCAGGTGGGTGTTGTCCCCAGCATGACTCGTGCATTATCCCCTTTGTTCTTGTTTACATCATGGTCTCAGGCTAAAGCCTCTCAAATCTCCTGTCGCACCAGatatttttttgtatgtgtGTCTTTCTGTCAGGCAGAAGAGGTGGATATTCTTGGCCTGAATGGACAAGTCTACAAGGGCCGTCTGACTACAAGAACAGTCAAGAACATGGATCCCGGGCTGCCAACCATTATTCCTAAAGAAG TCACAGGTACTTGCAGAGGCAGAGAGAATGTGACTAGGTTACAGTCACAAAAACTCAACCTCGTCAAGGGAACTTCCAGGACTATGGCACGTCCTCACAGTGCCAGGACATATCGCAGCCAATCAG CCTTGTCCTGCTCTGGAAAGGGACGCCCTACGTCCTCCTCAGCGCGTCTGTCCCACACCACAGTGTCCGAGTCCACACTCCCAGTAGATAATGCCAATGAGATCCAGCAGAGGTTGGAAATTCACATGGACCATCTGCAAATCCAAGAGGGAGAAGTGACTGGTGGAAAATGCACTTAA
- the LOC125742475 gene encoding glutamine-rich protein 2-like isoform X7, which translates to MALIQDLMKEISELQASRNHLQEEVRTLQGRLSQLNMNELLGKVKVLEQCCHQVEDLEKVLREVQESVRMYPDPEELTHFITWDVLQDTLVREDQQLLESVGPPPEPADCTPRDGDGLSPRPLQPHARLPHRLNVGVEHYPETVNALRHVGQLKKNHDFLEERVAQVEKDKAERSELQPLRDHITGIANQNAHDDLLEQLNYLKGLVDGLMTDRMKNSELIGIAQGAMWKLEEESKKLGDTVCHLVEDRAQMQTNMDQMHKSLNHLEEKKADRDLVEMKIDIKADKRALESKVSRTQFDTMTEQLSSMFHELLGKVTGQEQDWQNVVEKISAEMESKLNRIELDPLKAQLEERWKAIRTQLQAQPMLELDDAAGFRKQLVARFHCISCDRPVDMLTPGPQLISIPCAPGLPSHKSNRPYTVYELEQVRQHCRSERIPEMADYSYLPVSRNCGGSHTLSLANRRYTHLQHIAHFMQSSPEAQSSPRPTLPAQVGVVPSMTRALSPLFLFTSWSQAKASQISCRTRYFFVCVSFCQAEEVDILGLNGQVYKGRLTTRTVKNMDPGLPTIIPKEVTGTCRGRENVTRLQSQKLNLVKGTSRTMARPHSARTYRSQSALSCSGKGRPTSSSARLSHTTVSESTLPVDNANEIQQRLEIHMDHLQIQEGEVTGGKCT; encoded by the exons ATGGCTCTGATACAGGACTTAATGAAAGAGATTAGCGAACTTCAGGCATCCAGAAACCACTTACAGGAGGAGGTGAGGACTCTGCAGGGGCGGCTGTCACAG ctGAACATGAATGAACTACTGGGGAAAGTGAAAGTTCTGGAACAGTGCTGCCACCAAGTGGAAGACTTGGAGAAAGTATTG AGGGAGGTGCAAGAGTCGGTGAGGATGTACCCTGATCCAGAGGAGCTGACTCACTTCATCACCTGGGATGTTCTACAGGATACCCTAGTGAGGGAGGACCAGCAGCTGTTGGAG TCGGTGGGGCCCCCCCCGGAACCAGCTGACTGCACACCGCGTGATGGTGACGGGCTCTCCCCCCGCCCACTTCAGCCCCACGCCAGGCTGCCGCATCGCCTTAATGTGGGGGTGGAGCACTATCCAGAGACCGTGAATGCCCTGAGGCACGTGGGCCAGCTGAAGAAGAACCATGATTTCCTGGAGGAACGAGTGGCTCAGGTGGAGAAGGACAAAGCTGAGCGGTCGGAGCTGCAGCCCCTGAGAGACCACATCACAGGCATAG CTAACCAGAATGCACATGATGATCTCCTGGAGCAGCTGAACTACTTGAAGGGTCTAGTGGATGGATTAATGACTGACAGAATGAAG AACTCCGAGCTGATTGGCATTGCGCAAGGGGCCATGTGGAAACTGGAGGAAGAGAGCAAGAAGCTTGGAGACACAGTCTGCCATCTAGTGGAGGATCGGGCCCAAATGCAAACTAACATGGAT CAAATGCACAAGTCTCTGAATCATCTGGAAGAGAAGAAAGCAGACAGGGACCTTGTGGAAATGAAGATTGACATT AAAGCAGACAAGAGAGCCCTGGAGTCGAAAGTGAGCCGGACACAGTTTGACACCATGACGGAGCAGCTCAGCTCCATGTTTCACGAGCTCCTTGGCAAAGTCACGGGCCAGGAGCAGGACTGGCAGAATGTTGTGGAGAAGATCTCTGCTGAGATGGAGAGCAAG CTGAACCGCATCGAGCTGGATCCCCTAAAAGCACAGCTAGAGGAGCGCTGGAAGGCGATTCGGACGCAGCTGCAGGCCCAGCCCATGCTAGAGCTGGATGACGCTGCTGGGTTTAGGAA ACAGCTAGTGGCGCGATTCCATTGTATTTCCTGCGACCGACCTGTTGACATGTTGACCCCAGGGCC ACAGCTCATCAGCATTCCCTGTGCTCCTGGCCTGCCATCCCACAAATCCAACCGCCCGTATACCGTGTATGAGCTGGAGCAAGTGCGTCAGCATTGCCGAAG TGAGCGGATTCCTGAGATGGCTGACTACAGCTACCTGCCGGTGTCCAGAAACTGCGGCGGCAGCCACACCCTCTCTCTGGCCAACCGGCGCTACACCCATTTGCAACACATCGCCCATTTCATGCAGTCATCACCTGAAGCACAATCCTCACCCAGACCAACTTTGCCTGCTCAGGTGGGTGTTGTCCCCAGCATGACTCGTGCATTATCCCCTTTGTTCTTGTTTACATCATGGTCTCAGGCTAAAGCCTCTCAAATCTCCTGTCGCACCAGatatttttttgtatgtgtGTCTTTCTGTCAGGCAGAAGAGGTGGATATTCTTGGCCTGAATGGACAAGTCTACAAGGGCCGTCTGACTACAAGAACAGTCAAGAACATGGATCCCGGGCTGCCAACCATTATTCCTAAAGAAG TCACAGGTACTTGCAGAGGCAGAGAGAATGTGACTAGGTTACAGTCACAAAAACTCAACCTCGTCAAGGGAACTTCCAGGACTATGGCACGTCCTCACAGTGCCAGGACATATCGCAGCCAATCAG CCTTGTCCTGCTCTGGAAAGGGACGCCCTACGTCCTCCTCAGCGCGTCTGTCCCACACCACAGTGTCCGAGTCCACACTCCCAGTAGATAATGCCAATGAGATCCAGCAGAGGTTGGAAATTCACATGGACCATCTGCAAATCCAAGAGGGAGAAGTGACTGGTGGAAAATGCACTTAA
- the LOC125742475 gene encoding uncharacterized protein C16orf96-like isoform X6 has protein sequence MSSVIRLFDLVNLSIGIPDTGCVDFSALHTLLHAIITRLNIQDATTQWIHEDPRGHGPTEQQLSPDVESRVSHHMESKLRDIESKLALLEKLPSGADLIACTSTRVSPVNDMWQIMQLRRRVEANEDGVSKAMALIQDLMKEISELQASRNHLQEEVRTLQGRLSQLNMNELLGKVKVLEQCCHQVEDLEKVLREVQESVRMYPDPEELTHFITWDVLQDTLVREDQQLLESVGPPPEPADCTPRDGDGLSPRPLQPHARLPHRLNVGVEHYPETVNALRHVGQLKKNHDFLEERVAQVEKDKAERSELQPLRDHITGIANQNAHDDLLEQLNYLKGLVDGLMTDRMKNSELIGIAQGAMWKLEEESKKLGDTVCHLVEDRAQMQTNMDQMHKSLNHLEEKKADRDLVEMKIDIKADKRALESKVSRTQFDTMTEQLSSMFHELLGKVTGQEQDWQNVVEKISAEMESKLNRIELDPLKAQLEERWKAIRTQLQAQPMLELDDAAGFRKQLVARFHCISCDRPVDMLTPGPQLISIPCAPGLPSHKSNRPYTVYELEQVRQHCRSERIPEMADYSYLPVSRNCGGSHTLSLANRRYTHLQHIAHFMQSSPEAQSSPRPTLPAQVGVVPSMTRALSPLFLFTSWSQAKASQISCRTRYFFVCVSFCQAEEVDILGLNGQVYKGRLTTRTVKNMDPGLPTIIPKEGYYLGRMPCS, from the exons ATGTCATCAGTTATTCGTTTATTTGACCTGGTAAATCTATCAATCGGCATCCCGGACACAGGATGCGTGGACTTTAGCGCGCTGCACACCCTCCTGCATGCGATCATAACCCGCCTTAACATACAAGATGCGACCACGCAGTGGATCCATGAGGATCCGAGGGGACATGGCCCGACCGAGCAGCAATTATCTCCAGATGTAGAATCCAGAGTGTCCCATCACATGGAAAGCAAGCTTCGAGATATCGAGAGCAAGCTAGCCTTATTAGAGAAGCTGCCAAGCGGGGCTGACCTCATAGCCTGCACCAGTACCCGTGTTTCACCGGTCAACGATATGTGGCAGATCATGCAGCTTCGCCGAAGGGTTGAAGCCAACGAAGATGGTGTGTCTAAG GCCATGGCTCTGATACAGGACTTAATGAAAGAGATTAGCGAACTTCAGGCATCCAGAAACCACTTACAGGAGGAGGTGAGGACTCTGCAGGGGCGGCTGTCACAG ctGAACATGAATGAACTACTGGGGAAAGTGAAAGTTCTGGAACAGTGCTGCCACCAAGTGGAAGACTTGGAGAAAGTATTG AGGGAGGTGCAAGAGTCGGTGAGGATGTACCCTGATCCAGAGGAGCTGACTCACTTCATCACCTGGGATGTTCTACAGGATACCCTAGTGAGGGAGGACCAGCAGCTGTTGGAG TCGGTGGGGCCCCCCCCGGAACCAGCTGACTGCACACCGCGTGATGGTGACGGGCTCTCCCCCCGCCCACTTCAGCCCCACGCCAGGCTGCCGCATCGCCTTAATGTGGGGGTGGAGCACTATCCAGAGACCGTGAATGCCCTGAGGCACGTGGGCCAGCTGAAGAAGAACCATGATTTCCTGGAGGAACGAGTGGCTCAGGTGGAGAAGGACAAAGCTGAGCGGTCGGAGCTGCAGCCCCTGAGAGACCACATCACAGGCATAG CTAACCAGAATGCACATGATGATCTCCTGGAGCAGCTGAACTACTTGAAGGGTCTAGTGGATGGATTAATGACTGACAGAATGAAG AACTCCGAGCTGATTGGCATTGCGCAAGGGGCCATGTGGAAACTGGAGGAAGAGAGCAAGAAGCTTGGAGACACAGTCTGCCATCTAGTGGAGGATCGGGCCCAAATGCAAACTAACATGGAT CAAATGCACAAGTCTCTGAATCATCTGGAAGAGAAGAAAGCAGACAGGGACCTTGTGGAAATGAAGATTGACATT AAAGCAGACAAGAGAGCCCTGGAGTCGAAAGTGAGCCGGACACAGTTTGACACCATGACGGAGCAGCTCAGCTCCATGTTTCACGAGCTCCTTGGCAAAGTCACGGGCCAGGAGCAGGACTGGCAGAATGTTGTGGAGAAGATCTCTGCTGAGATGGAGAGCAAG CTGAACCGCATCGAGCTGGATCCCCTAAAAGCACAGCTAGAGGAGCGCTGGAAGGCGATTCGGACGCAGCTGCAGGCCCAGCCCATGCTAGAGCTGGATGACGCTGCTGGGTTTAGGAA ACAGCTAGTGGCGCGATTCCATTGTATTTCCTGCGACCGACCTGTTGACATGTTGACCCCAGGGCC ACAGCTCATCAGCATTCCCTGTGCTCCTGGCCTGCCATCCCACAAATCCAACCGCCCGTATACCGTGTATGAGCTGGAGCAAGTGCGTCAGCATTGCCGAAG TGAGCGGATTCCTGAGATGGCTGACTACAGCTACCTGCCGGTGTCCAGAAACTGCGGCGGCAGCCACACCCTCTCTCTGGCCAACCGGCGCTACACCCATTTGCAACACATCGCCCATTTCATGCAGTCATCACCTGAAGCACAATCCTCACCCAGACCAACTTTGCCTGCTCAGGTGGGTGTTGTCCCCAGCATGACTCGTGCATTATCCCCTTTGTTCTTGTTTACATCATGGTCTCAGGCTAAAGCCTCTCAAATCTCCTGTCGCACCAGatatttttttgtatgtgtGTCTTTCTGTCAGGCAGAAGAGGTGGATATTCTTGGCCTGAATGGACAAGTCTACAAGGGCCGTCTGACTACAAGAACAGTCAAGAACATGGATCCCGGGCTGCCAACCATTATTCCTAAAGAAGGTTATTATCTTGGAAGGATGCCCTGTTCATGA